The Methanocalculus natronophilus genome window below encodes:
- a CDS encoding AbrB/MazE/SpoVT family DNA-binding domain-containing protein — translation MQTETKRLIKVGGSRMISIPPDWLRDNHLEDAETVSLETEGGRLVIFASEVKNGS, via the coding sequence ATGCAGACAGAAACTAAAAGGCTTATCAAAGTGGGAGGGAGTCGGATGATCTCGATCCCGCCTGATTGGCTTAGAGATAATCATCTAGAGGATGCTGAAACTGTTTCTCTGGAGACAGAGGGCGGGCGCCTTGTCATTTTTGCGAGTGAGGTCAAGAATGGCAGCTGA
- a CDS encoding DNA polymerase codes for MRARIMEGPPYSEEEQQAILDYCQSDVEATVYLYRNMESRLDGPRTLLRGRFMAAVASMEYRGIPIDLETLRRLERHWERLQERLIEEVDQSYGVYGGRTFKLDLFEKYLQERGMDWPRTETGRLSLTDDTLKDMTKTYPGLQPLRDLRYILGQLRLNSLAVGSDGRNRTLLSPFRAKTGRNAPSTSKFIFGPAVWLRGLIKPEKGRALAYVDYSQQEFALAAYLSNDPNMIRAYESGDPYLSFAQMAGAAPEGATKQTHGQIRDQFKVCALAVQYGMKEQSLSKQLGKPLPYGKELIQHHKRTFKRFWEWQDRLQGTSLLEKKISTSYGWQFKLISGGDQVSTLRNWPMQATGADILRIAAIMLEDAGIEVLCPVHDAFLVESSIEDLEETVKTCQSLMEEASRQALGGAGFVRTDAEVITYPGRYCDKRGRDTWQMIQRLLDEIEQETGAL; via the coding sequence ATGCGAGCGCGGATCATGGAGGGGCCGCCCTACTCGGAGGAGGAGCAGCAGGCGATTCTTGACTACTGTCAGAGTGATGTAGAGGCCACAGTTTACCTATACCGGAATATGGAAAGCCGGTTAGATGGCCCCAGAACGCTTCTGCGCGGGCGTTTCATGGCTGCTGTGGCTTCTATGGAATACCGGGGCATACCGATAGACCTTGAGACACTCCGCCGATTAGAGAGGCATTGGGAGCGCTTACAGGAGCGACTGATCGAAGAGGTTGATCAGTCTTATGGAGTCTATGGGGGCCGGACGTTCAAACTTGATCTCTTCGAGAAGTATCTTCAAGAGAGAGGTATGGATTGGCCCCGGACAGAGACCGGGCGGCTCTCTCTCACTGATGACACTCTCAAGGATATGACGAAGACGTACCCCGGTCTTCAGCCCTTGCGGGATCTTCGGTACATCCTGGGGCAACTTCGGCTTAACTCTCTGGCAGTCGGATCAGATGGAAGGAACCGGACGCTTCTTAGTCCCTTCAGAGCGAAGACAGGCAGGAACGCTCCTTCTACTTCAAAGTTTATCTTCGGCCCGGCTGTATGGCTGCGAGGACTCATCAAGCCGGAAAAGGGCCGGGCGCTTGCGTATGTGGATTACAGTCAGCAGGAGTTCGCACTAGCCGCCTATCTCAGTAATGATCCGAATATGATCCGGGCTTACGAGTCGGGAGATCCGTATCTCAGCTTCGCACAAATGGCAGGGGCGGCCCCGGAAGGAGCGACCAAACAGACGCACGGACAGATCCGGGATCAGTTCAAAGTATGCGCCCTAGCCGTTCAATATGGCATGAAGGAGCAGAGCCTTTCAAAACAGCTGGGAAAACCTCTTCCTTATGGCAAGGAGTTGATTCAGCACCATAAACGGACGTTTAAACGGTTCTGGGAATGGCAAGACCGACTCCAGGGAACCTCTCTTCTTGAGAAAAAGATCAGCACTTCCTACGGCTGGCAGTTTAAACTCATCTCAGGGGGCGATCAGGTATCGACCCTTCGGAATTGGCCGATGCAGGCGACCGGGGCCGATATTCTACGAATAGCTGCGATCATGCTTGAGGATGCAGGTATTGAGGTTCTATGCCCGGTACATGATGCCTTTCTGGTCGAGTCTTCGATCGAGGATCTGGAGGAGACGGTCAAGACCTGCCAGAGTCTCATGGAAGAGGCTTCCCGGCAAGCGCTAGGGGGCGCTGGCTTTGTTCGCACTGATGCAGAAGTGATCACCTATCCGGGGCGGTATTGTGACAAGCGCGGCCGGGATACCTGGCAGATGATCCAGAGGCTTCTGGATGAGATCGAGCAGGAGACCGGGGCATTATGA